The genomic segment GCTCTACCAACTGAGCTAAGAGGGCGGGAGCGGGAAGTGTAGCCCGGCTTGCGGTCCCCCGTAGGCTCCCGGGTCGTGGCCGCCGCGACGTTCACCATCGAGCCCCAGGGTCCGTTCGACCTGCGGCTCGCGGCGGGCTTCGGGTTCGGGCCCGACAGCGGGCGGCTCGACCGGCGGCATGCCGTGGCCGCGGCGCTCGAGCGCCGGCTCGACGCGGGCCGACTGGCCGCGATGGGCCCCGACGACGCCATGGCCGACGTCCTGGCCACCGGCGGGCCCCGGCTGCGCCGGCCCGTGCAGGAGCGCCAGAGCCTGGACGCCGAGCCGGACGCCGTCGCGTCCACCGCGCCGGCCGAGCCCCGGCGCGCGCGCCGCACGTGGGCGTGCGGCCTCATCCGCTACGCCGCGGGGCGCCCGTGAGCGGCCACAACCCCTCCGACGACCACGGGCTGAACCCGGCGCTGGCGGCCACGCGCTTCTGCCCGCGCTGCGGGACGGCCGAGCCACGCGTCGCCTACCCCCGCTCGCTGCACTGCGACGCCTGCGGCCATCAGTCCTACTTCAACCCCAAGCCGGTGGCGGCCACGATCCTGCGCGAGGGCAGCGGCGACGCTCCGGGCGCGCCGATCTGGCTGCTGCGCCGCGGCTTCGATCCCGGGGCCGGGCTGTGGACATTCCCCGGCGGCTTCGTCGACCTCGGCGAGTCCGTCGAGGACGCGGCGCGGCGCGAGGCCAGGGAGGAGGTCGGCGTCGAGGTCGACATCGTCGGCCTGATCGGCGTGTACAGCCGCCCGGAGGACCGCGTCGTGCTCGTGGTCTTCGAGGCGCGGCCGCTCGGGACGCCGCAGACCTCGCCGGAGGCCACGGAGGTGGCGCCGTTCACGGCCGCCACGCTGCCCTGGGAGGACCTGGCGTTCTGGTCGACGACGCAGGCGCTGCGCGACCTCGTGGCCGGCCGCCCCGGCGGCTGACGCGCGGGATGCGGGGACGGGCGGACACACCGAGCACGGGGGATGAGGTGTGCCCGCCCGCTGCTGCCGGGCGG from the Baekduia soli genome contains:
- a CDS encoding NUDIX domain-containing protein, whose protein sequence is MSGHNPSDDHGLNPALAATRFCPRCGTAEPRVAYPRSLHCDACGHQSYFNPKPVAATILREGSGDAPGAPIWLLRRGFDPGAGLWTFPGGFVDLGESVEDAARREAREEVGVEVDIVGLIGVYSRPEDRVVLVVFEARPLGTPQTSPEATEVAPFTAATLPWEDLAFWSTTQALRDLVAGRPGG